Part of the Longimicrobium sp. genome is shown below.
GGTCAGCGTCGATGTACAGGTTCGTGTCCAGGATGAACCCCACCGGTAGACTCCCCGTCGTCGGCGTAGATGTCGCGGAGACTGTTCGACCCCGCCATGCGTCGCACGCCTTCCAGCACCTCTTTCTTGAACTCCGCCAGGTCGAGCGATGCGTCGGCCGTTTCGGAGCTCGTTCGCGTTCCGGAACTGCCTGGCGCACGCCGGGGGACCCGCGGCGGGTTCAGCATGCTTTTTCTCGGCTTGGGCATGAACCACCCCCGTTTACGTTGTGCAACTCGGAATGTAGAAAAATCTCCCTGGAACGTCAAGGCCGCACCTGCGCGGCCGATGCTGGTCAGGCAGCGGGGTTAGCCGGCCCGATGCGGCTGCGGACGTCGGCGAGGAAGTGCGGGGGGAGGACGGGCTTGATCAGCACGCCGTCGAACCCCTCGCTCCCCAGCCGCTCGCGGTCGATGGAGAGCGCCATCGCCGTCAGCATCACCACGGGAATGTGGCGGGTACGGTCGTCGGACTTCAGCTGGCGGTTGGCCTCGCGGCCGTCCATCACCGGCATGGCCAGGTCCATCACGATCAGGTCCGGGCGGTGCTCCTGCGCCAGCTCCACCGCCTCCCGGCCGTTGCGGGCGCCGAGCGTGCGGTAGCCGTCGCGCTCCAGCATGAGCTGCAGCGCGATGCGGTTGTCCTCGTGGTCGTCGGCCAGCAGGACCGTTTTCGGCATCGGGCCGTTGCGGAGATGGTGCCGGGT
Proteins encoded:
- a CDS encoding response regulator, with the protein product MPKTVLLADDHEDNRIALQLMLERDGYRTLGARNGREAVELAQEHRPDLIVMDLAMPVMDGREANRQLKSDDRTRHIPVVMLTAMALSIDRERLGSEGFDGVLIKPVLPPHFLADVRSRIGPANPAA